The genome window CGGAAAGCCTTTCCTGGAAAATGGTGTGAGCAAAGGTTTTTTGGGGGCGCGCAACAGGAATAAAATGAAATTTTATTTAATGTGGGCCAACCACGACCATAACAGCTATCTTGATTATACAGCTGTTGATAAAAGTAAGATCTACTGGCGCGGCGGGGTTGACAGGGCTACTTTTAATACCATGATAGCCCATGTGATAAAAGACTTTTTCAGCCAGCCTAATTACTATAAAATTAACGGCGAACCCGTGTTCAGCATTTACGAATTATCTACATTTATAAAAGGACTGGGCGGTATTAAGGAGGCTAAAGAGGCACTGGATTATTTCACCCAAAAAACAAAGGAAGCCGGTTTCCCCGGTTTGCATTTGCAGGGTGTTTTGTGGGCGGCCATCCCAAGCGGCCTGTCCGCCACGCCCGGTGATACCAGCAGCACGCAAAACAATACCGTTTTGGATCTGGGCCTTAAAAGCCTTACCAACTACCAGTGGTGCCATTATGTGCCGATGGACCGGTATGACCGCTGGGGCGATAAAGCAATGGAGGGCTGGTTTAAATTCAGCAAGGATTTTACCGTGCCGTTCTTTCCCCATGTTTCCATTAGCTGGGACCCTAATCCCCGATATCCGGGCAAATTACAGGGTATGGTTACCAATGCCAACCCGGCAGACTTTAAGCGCTTTTTAATTGCAGCTAAAAAGTATGCAGACGATCATCCAAATCAACCAAAGCTCATCACCATAAATGCCTGGAACGAATGGGCAGAAGGCAGTTACCTTGAGCCGGACAAGCAACATGGTTATGCCTACCTTGATGCGGTAAAACAAGTATTTGGGGTTGCGAAAAAATAATTTGTATTAGCGGATTTATAGTAAAAAAACAAGCGGCTGTCTCAAAAGGACGGTCGCTTGTTTTTTAAAAGTTGGTTCTATGGGTTTACACCAAAGCACTAAGCTTCCCGGCAAAGCGTTCCATTTTTCACGCGGAACAAAGTGGAACACCATGAAACACGTTGATTATCAATATTTTACATTTTTAGCATAATATAACTAACTGATAATCAAGCATTAAAAAATTTAGCCCCTTCGCGTTCCTTTTAGTAAATATCTTATAATCAGTGTGTTTCACTTTTTTAGCGGGATAAAAATTACTGTTTAGTCCTGCAATGAGTTTATACATGCTGCTGTTTTACCCATTAAGCTAAAATAAATTAACCGGGTTGGTTTCGCAAGCAGCATACTTGCTGTATTTTAGGCGTAAGTTTCTAAGGGCGAACCAAAAACAAGGCATCGCGCGGTTTAATACCTCTACCCTAAAACACTTGCTCATGAAAATCAAACTTGCATTTTTGTTAATGCTGATCTCAATTTCCGGCTTCTCCCAAAACAAAATCCCCGTTATTCGCGCCAGCTCAAACCAGGCCCAAATTTATGAGCAGCATAATGCGGTAACAGATTGGCATATCAACCCCAAAATAAAGCCTGATATTTTTTTAACCGGGAAATTGACCGGGCCTGAAATTATAAAGTTCAGGACAGATGTGGATTCCCTCAGCTTTCAGCTAAGGCCCGGGCAGCACAAAGATTTCATTGTCCTGCTCAATGGCAAAGATTCCTGCCTCACCAGGATTCAAAGTCCCCAGACGAAAGACCTCAGCAAACTAACGGCAGAGTTTCATGACACCATCCCCTTTTTTATTAATAAATTCAACACTAACTACCTGCCTGTGGTGCTTAACGGCACTGACTCCTTATTGCTGAATTTTGATAGTGGTGCCACTGAAGTATGTATTACAATTGATGGCTTAAAGCAAAAGGTCAGATCGATGCCTAAGCTTTATCATACTGCCTATGATATACAGGTAGGCACCCAGATCTTCAAAAGCAAGATCTACGATATAGCAGTAGCCGGCAACGAAGTTGACGGCCTGTTGGGATGGAACCTGTTTGATGGAATGATTGTTGAGTTAGACTACGACCACCATAGAATGATCGTCCACTCTAAAATGCCCCGCCAGCTCCTGCATTCCGGTTATTCCAAATTCAACATTACGTTTATTAAGAACAAACCCTTTATTGAAAGTAAGATCTCACAGAACGGCACCACCAGCAAAAGTCTGTTCTTTTTTGACCTGGGTTACCAAAGAACGGTGATGCTGGATAACGACGCGCTGACAGCGTCGCTATTTCCGACCGGAAAAATGAAGATCATTAAAAAGATCATTATGCACGGGACGAGAGGAAATGAAATACCCGTGATCACGGCTAACCTGGAAAGTTTGAAAATTGGCAAATTTGAACTCAAAAATATTCCGGCGCAAATCATGACGCAGGGTAAACCCATGCCAGGCGTAAATGTTCATTATTTGGGCAGTGATGTATTAAAAAGATTCAATACCGTGTTTGACTTTCAGCAAAACGTACTCTACCTGAAGCCGAATCAATTATATGGAACCGACTATGCTGATCAGAAAAAAAGCGGTGCTTAAATTATTGCAGCCGTTTGCTATAAAATAAGGCGGCAGAAGTTTTTAAATATGGCCGGTGGATAGTCTCATTAATAATTTAATAAGACAAAGGCAAAAATATAAATGAAAGAGCAACAACCGGCAGGTGTCTTATGGGAGTCGAACCCTACCGCCTATGCGGTTTCACCAGCGAAGTATCAACCGCCTACGGCATCTTTCATTATGCTTAAAAAAAAGGGCAAAAAGCAACCAGTGAGATTTTTTATAATTAGACTACTGCAATTACCCGCAGGCAGAATTTTAATCTGCACCTTTTCCCGAAGGAAACGTCATACCGAAGTATCACCAGTTTACGGCACCTTTTTTAGGTTTTAAAAGAAGAGCTAAAATTAACCAGCGTTTGGTTTTTGCGTGACAGGCGAAGTAACGCTGATCTACGGCATCTTCTTTATTTCTTAAGGGCGATGGGCAAT of Mucilaginibacter xinganensis contains these proteins:
- a CDS encoding glycosyltransferase WbsX family protein, translating into MAKMNGRILRLLFATLFYTVSMMALQAQPAKQRHYDVAAYVWPAYQPDTRFKDIGVFKDGKGEWEAIYNAKPKFSGHNQPHVPLWGYTNEADPKVMEKKIDAAASHGINVFIYDWYWYDGKPFLENGVSKGFLGARNRNKMKFYLMWANHDHNSYLDYTAVDKSKIYWRGGVDRATFNTMIAHVIKDFFSQPNYYKINGEPVFSIYELSTFIKGLGGIKEAKEALDYFTQKTKEAGFPGLHLQGVLWAAIPSGLSATPGDTSSTQNNTVLDLGLKSLTNYQWCHYVPMDRYDRWGDKAMEGWFKFSKDFTVPFFPHVSISWDPNPRYPGKLQGMVTNANPADFKRFLIAAKKYADDHPNQPKLITINAWNEWAEGSYLEPDKQHGYAYLDAVKQVFGVAKK